The following are from one region of the Salvia splendens isolate huo1 chromosome 2, SspV2, whole genome shotgun sequence genome:
- the LOC121793121 gene encoding allergen Pet c 1-like gives MRVAVIGGGVSGLTAAYVLAKEGVEVALYEKETSLGGHAKTTTVDGIPLDLDFTSFSQVMYPEVMELFETVGVDTEVSDISYSVSWDDVEWGAGNGLSGFIIDGDALAGALESITYHIKIVPTEDGGSICKNRSIYNTKGDVEISEEKIKEGKEKAMAMFKAIEAYVQANPDC, from the exons ATGAGGGTGGCGGTGATAGGCGGCGGCGTAAGTGGGCTGACGGCGGCTTATGTTTTGGCAAAAGAAGGGGTGGAGGTGGCATTGTACGAGAAGGAGACTAGTTTAGGCGGCCACGCCAAAACGACTACTGTTGATGGCATTCCACTTGACCTCGATTTTACGAGTTTTTCTCAG GTTATGTATCCGGAGGTGATGGAACTGTTCGAGACTGTTGGAGTTGATACTGAGGTCTCTGACATTTCATACTCTGTGAGTTGGGATGATGTTGAATGGGGGGCTGGAAATGGACTCTCCGGCTT CATCATCGACGGTGATGCTCTTGCTGGTGCTCTCGAATCCATCACTTACCATATCAAGATCGTCCCCACCGAAGATGGAGGAAGCATCTGCAAGAACAGAAGCATTTACAACACCAAAGGCGACGTCGAGATCAGTGAGGAGAAGATCAAGGAGGGAAAAGAGAAGGCCATGGCTATGTTCAAGGCCATTGAAGCATATGTTCAAGCCAATCCCGATTGCTAG
- the LOC121793122 gene encoding tuberculostearic acid methyltransferase UfaA1-like, with protein sequence MKYARINKDHHILEIGFGWGNLALEDQVELLLCDYRQLPNNHRYDRIISCEVLEHVGHEYMEEYFKCCESSLATNGILVLQFIAIADEKYEEKRRSNDFIKEFIFHGGCLPSLNRVISAMAASSRLSRIRALGFDEKLIRTWEYYFDYSAAGFKYCNVGDYQAF encoded by the exons ATGAAATAT GCAAGAATTAATAAAGATCATCACATTCTAGAgattggatttggatggggaaaTTTAGCCCTCGAA GATCAAGTCGAACTTCTTCTTTGTGACTACCGCCAATTGCCTAACAACCATAGATATGACAGGATAATATCATG TGAGGTGTTAGAACATGTGGGGCATGAATATATGGAAGAATATTTTAAATGCTGTGAATCCTCATTAGCCACCAACGGTATTCTTGTTCTTCAG TTCATAGCAATAGCTGATGAGAAATATGAAGAGAAGAGGCGCAGCAATGACTTCATCAAGGAATTCATATTCCATGGTGGATGTCTGCCTTCACTTAACCGCGTCATATCTGCAATGGCTGCATCATCCAGACTTAG TCGAATTCGGGCTCTTGGATTTGATGAGAAGCTCATACGGACATGGGAATACTATTTTGACTACTCTGCTGCTGGATTCAAATATTGTAATGTTGGAGATTATCAG GCTTTTTAG
- the LOC121768987 gene encoding putative vesicle-associated membrane protein 726 gives MGQQQLIYSFVARDATILAEYTEFKGNFTTVASQCLQKLPSSSNKFTYNCDGHTFNYHVENGFTYCVVAVESAGRQLPIAFLERVKEDFNKRYGGGKATTAGQNSLDKEFGPKLKGHMQYCVDHPDEVSRLAKVQSQVSEVKGVMIENIEKVLDRGERIELLVDKTEDLRSQAQDFKAKGTTLKRRMWFENMKIKLIVLGLVLLIFLVIWLMICHGFKC, from the exons ATGGGCCAGCAGCAACTGATCTACAGCTTCGTCGCTAGAGACGCCACCATTTTGGCTGAGTACACTGAATTCAAAGGGAATTTCACCACCGTCGCTTCACAGTGCCTGCAGAAGCTCCCCTCTTCCAGTAACAAATTCACTTACAACTGCGATGGCCATACCTTCAATTACCACGTCGAAAATGGATTCA CCTATTGTGTTGTCGCCGTTGAATCTGCTGGCAgacaacttcccattgcatttctGGAGCGTGTTAAGGAAGATTTCAACAAAAGATATGGAGGCGGCAAAGCTACAACTGCAGGACAAAACAGCCTGGACAAGGAGTTTGG CCCCAAACTGAAAGGGCATATGCAGTATTGTGTCGATCACCCTGATGAAGTGAGCCGACTCGCCAAGGTCCAATCTCAGGTCTCTGAAGTAAAAGGTGTTATgattgaaaatattgaaaag GTTCTCGACCGAGGGGAGAGGATTGAACTGCTTGTTGACAAAACTGAGGATCTCAGGTCACAG GCCCAGGATTTCAAAGCAAAAGGTACCACGCTGAAGAGGCGAATGTGGTTTGAGAATATGAAGATCAAGCTGATTGTGCTTGGCCTCGTGCTTCTTATATTTCTCGTCATCTGGTTAATGATCTGCCACGGCTTCAAATGTTAA
- the LOC121769192 gene encoding cellulose synthase-like protein D1: MGGDTDRPNSAVKFERRTSSGRVTSMSNDEELDLSDSQSDYNNKYTVVMPPTPDNMPGAASSSTDKPDGPSSGPQRRVRPGGEGDSGAGKMERRVSSAFKDSNNNKSMFLRSQTQDFDHNHWLFETKGKYGIGNAYWEEGESFDNETGMSIQDFMDKPWKPLTRKINVPPEVISPYRVLIVIRMIILFLFLIWRIENPNYDALWLWAMSIICELWFAFSWLLDILPKFNPINRSADLSALKEKFETASPANPDGRSDLPGLDVFISTADPEKEPPLVTANTILSIFAVEYPVEKLSIYISDDGGAILNFEAMAEAVKFGELWVPFCRKHNIEPRNPDSYFNQKTDPTKGKKRTDFVKDRRWIKREYDEFKVRINGLTDVIKKRCDSHNKAETTKEKNLVREKNNGIIPPDYKIEVPQATWMADGTHWPGTWYNTCPDHAKGDHAGILQIMSKVPPSDPVLGEADEKTLDYTGIDTRLPMFAYVSREKRKSYDHNKKAGAMNALVRASAILSNGPFILNLDCDHYVYNCMAFREGMCYMMDRGGDRICYIQFPQRFEGIDPSDRYANHNTVFFDGNMRALDGLQGPVYVGTGCMFRRYALYGFQPPRAIEYKGVFGHKKSLARPAHPPSGEEQPLTDHPDLNLPKKFGNSAMFNESIAIAEFQGRPLADHFSIKNGRPPGALIGSRPAIDAPTAAEAIAVISCWFEDNTEWGDRIGWIYGSVTEDVVTGYRMHNRGWRSVYCITKRDAFRGTAPINLTDRLHQVLRWATGSVEIFFSKNNAILATSRLKFLQRIAYLNVGIYPFTSIFLVIYCFLPALCLFSGQFIVKSLDVSFLSYLLIITICLIFISLLEVKWSGIALEEWWRNEQFWVIGGSSAHLIAVVQGLLKVIAGIEISFTLTAKAAAEDEDDAYADLYVVKWTGLFIVPLIIIIINVIALVIGSARTIYSVIPQWNKLFGGAFFSLWVLTHYYPFMKGLMGRKGRLPTIIYVWSGLISITVSLLWIVISPPEGTMNAESTDLKF; this comes from the exons ATGGGAGGAGATACCGACCGGCCGAACTCCGCCGTGAAATTCGAGCGGCGCACGAGCAGCGGCCGCGTGACGAGCATGTCCAACGACGAGGAGCTTGACCTCTCCGACAGCCAAAGCGACTACAACAACAAGTACACGGTCGTGATGCCGCCCACCCCAGACAACATGCCCGGGGCGGCCTCCTCCTCCACCGACAAGCCCGACGGGCCCTCCTCGGGCCCGCAGCGGCGCGTCCGTCCGGGAGGCGAGGGGGACTCCGGCGCCGGGAAGATGGAGAGGAGGGTTTCGTCGGCGTTCAAGGACAGCAACAACAACAAATCGATGTTCCTGCGGAGCCAGACGCAGGATTTCGACCACAACCACTGGCTTTTCGAGACCAAGGGGAAATACGGGATCGGAAACGCTTACTGGGAAGAAGGCGAGTCGTTCGATAATGAGACGGGGATGAGCATACAGGATTTCATGGATAAGCCATGGAAGCCTCTCACTAGAAAGATCAATGTTCCTCCAGAGGTCATCAGCCCTTACCG AGTTCTGATCGTGATCAGGATGATAATACTGTTTCTCTTCCTCATATGGAGAATCGAAAACCCTAACTACGACGCTCTATGGCTATGGGCCATGTCCATTATATGTGAGTTATGGTTTGCATTTTCATGGCTGCTCGACATTCTCCCCAAATTCAACCCTATAAACCGCTCAGCGGACTTGTCTGCACTAAAAGAAAAATTCGAGACAGCTAGCCCGGCCAATCCCGACGGCCGCTCCGATCTTCCAGGCCTCGACGTGTTCATATCCACTGCTGATCCGGAGAAGGAGCCTCCTCTCGTCACAGCCAACACCATTCTCTCCATTTTTGCTGTCGAATACCCGGTGGAAAAGCTGTCGATCTACATCTCCGATGATGGTGGGGCCATTCTCAACTTTGAGGCCATGGCTGAAGCTGTCAAATTTGGAGAG TTGTGGGTTCCCTTCTGTCGGAAGCATAACATCGAGCCGAGGAATCCAGACAGCTACTTTAATCAGAAGACGGACCCGACGAAAGGGAAGAAGCGGACCGATTTTGTCAAGGATCGTCGTTGGATCAAGAGGGAGTATGATGAATTCAAGGTGCGGATCAACGGGCTGACTGACGTCATCAAGAAACGGTGTGACTCGCACAACAAAGCCGAGACCACCAAGGAGAAAAACCTCGTGAGAGAGAAAAACAACGGTATCATTCCACCCGACTACAAGATTGAAGTTCCTCAGGCCACCTGGATGGCTGACGGAACTCACTGGCCGGGGACGTGGTATAACACTTGCCCCGACCACGCCAAGGGCGACCATGCCGGAATCTTGCag ATAATGAGCAAGGTGCCTCCAAGTGATCCTGTGTTGGGGGAGGCGGATGAGAAGACGCTAGATTACACAGGCATCGACACAAGGCTTCCAATGTTTGCTTATGTGTCGCGTGAGAAGAGGAAGTCGTACGATCACAACAAGAAGGCGGGAGCCATGAATGCCCTAGTTCGAGCTTCTGCAATCTTGTCAAATGGGCCGTTTATCTTGAACTTGGATTGCGATCACTATGTGTACAACTGCATGGCATTTAGGGAAGGCATGTGTTACATGATGGATCGAGGAGGTGATAGGATTTGCTACATACAGTTCCCCCAGAGATTTGAGGGGATTGATCCTTCTGATCGATATGCTAATCACAACACTGTCTTCTTTGACG GAAACATGAGAGCCCTGGATGGTCTCCAGGGCCCAGTTTATGTCGGAACTGGATGCATGTTCCGGCGCTATGCTCTCTATGGCTTCCAACCGCCGAGGGCAATTGAATATAAAGGCGTTTTTGGACACAAAAAGAGCCTAGCTAGGCCTGCACACCCTCCCTCCGGTGAGGAACAGCCGCTAACAGATCATCCAGACCTCAACCTTCCCAAAAAGTTCGGAAACTCAGCTATGTTCAATGAATCCATAGCTATTGCCGAGTTTCAAGGACGACCTCTTGCTGATCACTTCTCCATCAAGAACGGAAGGCCCCCCGGCGCCCTCATCGGCTCTCGCCCTGCCATCGACGCCCCCACCGCAGCTGAGGCCATCGCCGTCATTTCATGCTG GTTCGAGGATAACACAGAGTGGGGAGACCGAATCGGGTGGATCTACGGGTCCGTCACGGAGGATGTCGTGACAGGATACAGGATGCACAACCGCGGGTGGCGCTCCGTCTACTGCATCACGAAGCGCGATGCCTTCAGGGGCACGGCCCCGATCAACCTCACCGACCGCCTCCACCAGGTCCTGCGTTGGGCCACTGGATCCGTCGAGATCTTCTTCTCCAAAAACAACGCGATCCTCGCGACCTCCCGCCTCAAGTTCCTCCAACGCATCGCGTACCTGAACGTCGGGATCTACCCCTTCACCTCCATCTTCCTGGTGATCTACTGCTTCCTCCCGGCCCTATGCCTCTTCAGCGGGCAGTTCATCGTCAAGTCGCTCGACGTCTCCTTCCTCTCGTACCTCCTCATCATCACCATCTGCCTCATCTTCATCTCCCTCCTCGAGGTCAAGTGGTCCGGGATCGCCCTCGAGGAGTGGTGGCGCAACGAGCAGTTCTGGGTGATCGGCGGCAGCAGCGCCCACCTCATCGCCGTCGTGCAGGGGCTGCTCAAGGTCATCGCGGGGATCGAGATATCCTTCACGCTGACAGCCAAGGCCGCGGCGGAGGACGAGGACGACGCGTACGCCGATCTGTACGTGGTGAAGTGGACGGGGCTGTTCATCGTGCcgctcatcatcatcattataaaCGTGATCGCGCTCGTGATTGGGTCTGCGAGGACGATTTACAGCGTGATTCCGCAGTGGAACAAGCTGTTTGGAGGGGCGTTTTTCAGCTTGTGGGTGCTCACGCATTACTACCCGTTTATGAAGGGTTTGATGGGGAGGAAAGGGCGCCTTCCCACCATTATATACGTCTGGTCGGGCCTTATCTCCATCACTGTCTCCTTGCTGTGGATCGTCATCAGCCCACCTGAAGGGACTATGAACGCCGAATCCACGGATCTCAAGTTTTGA